One Osmerus mordax isolate fOsmMor3 chromosome 25, fOsmMor3.pri, whole genome shotgun sequence DNA window includes the following coding sequences:
- the taf1 gene encoding transcription initiation factor TFIID subunit 1 isoform X3: protein MSDSDSDEDQDRPFSLTGFLFGNINEDGQLEGDSVLDTECKKHLAGLGSLGLGTLITEITASEDDDPDEDRDTGGTDAEGWVKSTEDAVDYSDISEVAEDETKKYRHAMGTLQPTRRTDDEDDYDADCEDIDAKLMPPPPPPIVPTQGKKEESAPQTTSVGDEGDGIILPSIIAPSSLGDKVDFSSSSDSESETDRPGPGSGAGGPPGCLTLPLAGIMQKDAAKALPGVTELFPVFRPGRVLRFLRLFGPGKNMPSVWRSARRKRRRKHRDPQPGTPPPEGEPMDQGSELKSGWEYEYASAPPPEQCLSDDEITMMAPVESKFSQASGDGDKVAESRPKVAEWRYGPAQLWYDMLGVPEDGSGFQYGFRLKEENDDEKEEEEPEPAPEPPAEQMTGEESQEKETLENELFLMVTQLQWEDDIIWNGEDVKHKGTKTQRASLAGWLPSSMTRNANAYNAQQGLSRSNSQLVPPTPPPMPKPPSLSGSKRDKHNHDHQASHEDDAPWFSIFPIDNEELVYGRWEDNIIWDDQAMDRLLSPPVLTLDPNDENIILEIPDEKEERTSHSPSKENKKESALKKSRILLGKTGVIKDEPQQNMSQPEVKDQWNLSNDEFYYPKQQGLRGTFGGNIIQHSIPAVELRQPFFPTHMGPMKLRQFHRPSLKKYSFGTLSQPGPHASQPLLKQIKKKAKMREQERQASGGGDMFFMRTAQDLTGKDGDLILAEYSEEYPPLIMQVGMATKIKNYYKRKPGKDPGAPDCKYGETVYCHTSPFLGSLHPGQLLPAFENNLFRAPIYLHKMPETDFLVLRTRQGYFVRELVDIFVVGQECPLYEVPGPNSKRANTHIRDFLQVFIYRLFWKSKDRPRRIRMEDIKKAFPSHSESSIRKRLKLCADFKRTGMDSNWWVLKPDFRLPTEEEIRAMVSPEQCCAYYSMLVAEQRLKDAGYGEKSFFAPEEENEEDFQMKIDDEVRTAPWNTTRAFIAAMKGKCLLEVTGVADPTGCGEGFSYVKVPNKPTQQKDDREPQPAKKTVTGTDADLRRLSLKNAKQLLRKFGVPEEEIKKLSRWEVIDVVRTMSTEQARSGEGPMSKFARGSRFSVAEHQERYKEECQRIFDLQNKVLESTEVLSTDTDSSSAEDSDFEEMGKNIENMLQNKKTSSQLSREREEQERKELQRMLMGEESDRDHKGRKERRKGFSSALSTSSHKDDDTSSVTSLNSSATGRRLKIYRTFRDEDGKEYVRCETVRKPSVIDAYTRIRTTKDDDFIRKFALFDEQHREEMRKERRRIQEQLRRLKRNQEKDKFKGPPEKKAKKVKERPDLKVKLKCGACGAIGHMRTNKFCPLYYQTNAPPSNPVAMTEEQEEELEKTVIHNDNEELIKVEGTKIVLGKQLIESADEVRRKSLVLKFPKQQLPPKKKRRVGSAVHCDYLNRPHKSIHRRRTDPMVTLSSVLESVINDMRDHPNTYPFHTPVNAKVVKDYYKIITRPMDLQTLRENVRKRMYPSRDEFRENVELIVKNSGTYNGAKHPITQVAQSMLDLCDTKLKEKEDRLVRLEKAINPLLDDDDQVAFSFILDNIVTQKMMAVPDSWPFHHPVNKKFVPDYYKVIVSPMDLENLRKNISKHKYQNRDVFLFDVTLVHTNSVKYNGPDSPYTKTALDIVNVCKQTLAEYDEHLTQLEKDISTAKEAALDAADLDGLDPLTPGPYTPQAEDGEGDLDDDEDDDEMLLPPRRRLLGHEDEEEDEEEEVEGGFGRGQPQASVLYQDLLMSDGEDDASEEEGDNPFSSIHLSESGSDSDREVELCPPAPPRPHPETARMGLEQEESMMSYEGEEGPDQTHMEDSNVSYGSYEETDGQAPTQAPNMGNGEGYGISEEEEEEEEDAQRRGPSVLTQAQLSEDDEDSEEFRSIGGDSDNESDN from the exons ATGTCGGATTCAGACAGCGATGAAGACCAAGAccgtcccttctctctcactggcTTCCTCTTCGGGAATATCAACGAAGATGGGCAGTTGGAGGGTGACAGCGTGCTGGACACT GAGTGTAAGAAGCACCTGGCCGGCCTGGGCTCCCTCGGCCTGGGGACGCTCATCACAGAGATCACGGCCAGCGAAGACGACGACCCCGACGAGGACAGGGACACCGGGGGCACAGATGCCGAGG GCTGGGTGAAGAGCACCGAAGACGCGGTGGATTACTCCGACATCAGCGAGGTGGCCGAGGACGAGACCAAGAAGTACCGTCACGCTATGGGGACCCTCCAGCCCACCAGGAGGACAG ATGATGAGGATGACTACGATGCCGACTGTGAAGACATCGACGCCAAGCtgatgccccctcctcctccgcccatcGTCCCCACCCAGGGCAAGAAAGAGGAATCCGCCCCACAGACGACCAGTG TTGGGGACGAAGGAGATGGCATCATCCTGCCCTCCATcatcgccccctcctccctgggagACAAGGTGGACTTCAGCAGCTCCTCAGACTCCGAGTCCGAGACGGACCGGCCTGGCCCGGGCTCCGGGGCCGGGGGCCCCCCGGGctgcctcaccctccccctgGCTGGCATCATGCAGAAGGACGCCGCCAAAGCTCTCCCTGGGGTCACGGAGCTCTTCCCGGTGTTCAGGCCCGGAAGG GTTCTGCGCTTCCTCCGTCTGTTTGGCCCCGGGAAGAACATGCCGTCGGTGTGGAGGAGCGCCCggaggaagcggaggaggaAGCATCGAGACCCCCAGCCGGGGACGCCGCCCCCAGAGGGGGAGCCCATGGACCAGGGCTCAGAGCTGAAGTCTGGCTGGGAGTACGAATACGCCTCCGCTCCACCCCCAGAGCAGTGTCTCTCGGATGACGAG ATCACCATGATGGCCCCTGTCGAGTCCAAGTTCTCCCAGGCCTCGGGGGACGGCGACAAGGTGGCCGAGTCGCGTCCCAAGGTGGCCGAGTGGCGCTACGGCCCGGCCCAGCTCTGGTACGACATGCTGGGGGTGCCCGAGGACGGCAGCGGCTTCCAGTACGGCTTCAGGCTGAAGGAGGAGAACGACgacgagaaggaggaggaagagcctgAACCGGCGCCGGAACCTCCCGCGGAG CAGATGACGGGCGAGGAGAGCCAGGAGAAAGAGACTCTGGAGAACGAGCTCTTCCTCATGGTCACCCAGCTTCAGTGGGAGGACGACATCATCTGGAACGGCGAGGACGTGAAACACAAAGGCACTAAGACCCAGCGAGCCAGCCTGGCCGGGTGGCTGCCCTCGAGCATGACGCGCAACGCCAACGCCTACAACGCACAGCAGG GTCTTAGCAGAAGTAACTCCCAGCTGGtgcctcccacccctccacccatgcCCAAACCCCCCTCGCTCTCCGGGTCCAAGCGGGACAAACACAACCATGACCACCAAG cctcccacGAGGACGACGCCCCCTGGTTCTCCATCTTCCCCATCGACAACGAGGAGCTGGTGTACGGGCGCTGGGAGGACAACATCATCTGGGACGACCAGGCCATGGACCGCTTGCTGTCCCCCCCGGTCCTCACCCTGGACCCCAACGACGAGAACATCATCTTAG AGATCccggatgagaaggaggagaggacgtcCCACTCTCCGTCCAAGGAGAACAAGAAGGAGTCGGCCCTGAAGAAGAGTCGCATCCTGCTGGGGAAGACCGGGGTGATCAAAGACGAGCCCCAGCAG AACATGTCCCAGCCGGAGGTGAAGGACCAGTGGAACCTGTCCAACGACGAGTTCTACTACCCCAAGCAGCAGGGCCTGAGGGGAACGTTTGGGGGCAACATCATTCAG CACTCCATCCCGGCCGTGGAGCTTCGGCAGCCGTTCTTCCCCACCCACATGGGCCCCATGAAGCTCCGGCAGTTCCACCGGCCCTCCCTGAAGAAGTACTCCTTCGGCACCCTGTCCCAACCGGGCCCCCACGCCTCCCAGCCTCTGCTCAAACAGATCAAGAAGAAGGCCAAG ATGCGAGAGCAGGAGCGGCAGGCGTCGGGCGGAGGGGACATGTTCTTCATGCGCACCGCCCAGGACCTGACGGGGAAAGACGGGGACCTGATCCTGGCGGAGTACAGCGAGGAATACCCCCCGCTCATCATGCAAGTCGGCATGGCAACCAAGATCAAGAACTACTACAAAAGA AAACCAGGGAAGGATCCTGGGGCTCCTGACTGCAAGTACGGAGAGACGGTTTACTGCCACACCTCGCCCTTCCTAGGATCCCTCCACCCTGGGCAGCTCCTACCG GCTTTCGAGAACAACCTATTCCGCGCGCCCATCTACCTCCACAAGATGCCCGAGACGGACTTCCTGGTGCTGCGTACGCGGCAGGGCTACTTCGTCCGTGAGCTGGTGGACATCTTCGTGGTCGGCCAGGAGTGTCCTCTCTACGAGGTCCCCGGGCCCAACTCCAAACGGGCCAACACCCACATCCGAGACTTCCTACAG GTGTTCATCTATCGGTTGTTCTGGAAGAGCAAAGACCGGCCGCGGAGGATTCGAATGGAGGATATCAAGAAGGCCTTCCCCTCCCATTCCGAGAGCAGCATCCGCAAACGCCTCAAACTCTGCGCCGACTTCAAGCGGACAG GGATGGACTCCAACTGGTGGGTGCTGAAGCCCGACTTCAGGCTCCCCACGGAGGAGGAGATCAGGGCCATGGTGTCCCCTGAGCAGTGCTGCGCCTACTACAGCATGCTGGTGGCCGAGCAGAGACTCAAG gaTGCTGGCTACGGGGAAAAGTCTTTCTTTGCCCCCGAGGAGGAAAACGAAGAGGACTTCCAGATGAAGATTGACGACGAG GTCCGCACGGCGCCCTGGAACACGACGCGAGCCTTCATCGCCGCCATGAAGGGGAAGTGTCTGCTGGAGGTGACGGGCGTGGCCGACCCCACCGGCTGTGGGGAGGGCTTCTCCTACGTCAAAGTCCCAAACAAGCCCACTCAGCAGAAG GACGACCGAGAGCCGCAACCCGCCAAGAAGACGGTCACGGGCACCGATGCCGACCTGAGGCGGCTGTCGCTCAAGAACGCCAAGCAGCTGCTGCGCAAGTTCGGCGTCcccgaggaggag ATCAAGAAGCTCTCGCGGTGGGAGGTGATCGACGTGGTGAGGACCATGTCCACGGAGCAGGCGCGCTCCGGCGAGGGGCCCATGAGCAAGTTCGCCCGGGGCTCCCGCTTCTCCGTGGCCGAACACCAGGAGCGCTACAAAGAGGAGTGCCAGCGCATCTTCGACCTGCAGAACAA GGTGTTGGAGTCCACGGAGGTCCTGTCCACCGACACGGACAGCAGCTCGGCGGAGGACAGTGACTTTGAGGAGATGGGGAAGAACATCGAGAACATGCTGCAGAACAAGAAGACCAGCTCGCAGCTGTCCcgcgagagggaggagcaggagcgcaAGGAGCTGCAGAGGATGCTGATGGGCGAGGAGAGCGACCGCGACCACAAGGGGCGCAAGGAGCGCCGCAAGGGCTTCT CCAGCGCCTTGTCCACCAGCTCCCACAAAGACGACGACACGTCGTCGGTCACCAGCCTGAACTCGTCGGCCACGGGGCGCCGCCTCAAGATCTACCGCACGTTCCGGGACGAGGACGGCAAGGAGTACGTCCGCTGCGAGACGGTGCGCAAGCCCTCCGTCATCGACGCCTACACCCGCATCCGCACCACCAAGGACGACGACTTCAT AAGGAAGTTTGCGCTGTTCGACGAGCAGCAccgggaggagatgaggaaggagcGCCGGCGCATCCAGGAGCAGCTCCGCCGGCTGAAGAGGAACCAGGAGAAGGACAAGTTCAAGGGCCCTCCGGAGAAGAAAGCCAAGAAGGTCAAGGAGAGGCCTGACCTCAAGGTAAAA ctgaAGTGCGGAGCCTGCGGCGCCATCGGACACATGCGCACCAACAAGTTCTGCCCGCTGTACTACCAGACCAACGCGCCGCCCTCCAACCCCGTTGCCATgacggaggagcaggaggaggagctggagaagacgGTGATCCACAACGACAACGAGGAGCTCATCAAGGTGGAGGGCACCAAGATCGTCCTGGGCAAGCAGCTCATCGAGAG tgCCGACGAGGTACGCAGGAAGTCTCTGGTGCTGAAGTTCCCCAAACAGCAACTGCCTCCCAAGAAGAAGAGGCGTGTTGGATCGGCCGTGCACTGTGACTACCTGAAC aggCCGCACAAGTCCATCCACCGGAGACGCACCGACCCCATGGTGACCCTGTCCTCGGTCCTGGAGAGCGTCATCAACGACATGAGGGATCACCCAAAT accTATCCCTTCCACACCCCAGTCAACGCCAAGGTGGTCAAGGACTACTACAAGATCATCACGCGCCCCATGGACCTGCAGACCCTGAGGGAGAACGTGCGCAAGCGCATGTACCCGTCCCGGGACGAGTTCCGCGAGAACGTGGAGCTCATCGTCAAGAACAGCGGGACCTACAACG gGGCGAAGCATCCAATCACCCAGGTGGCCCAGTCCATGCTGGACCTCTGTGATACGAAGCTgaaagag AAGGAGGACAGGCTGGTGAGGCTGGAGAAGGCCATCAACCCACTGCTGGACGATGACGACCAGGTGGCGTTCTCCTTCATCCTGGACAACATCGTCACTCAGAAGATGATGGCCGTGCCTGAC TCATGGCCGTTCCACCATCCTGTCAACAAGAAGTTTGTCCCAGATTATTACAAAGTGATCGTCAGCCCCATGGATCTGGAGAACCTCCGCAAG aACATCTCCAAACACAAGTACCAGAACCGGGACGTGTTCCTGTTCGACGTCACTCTCGTCCACACCAACAGTGTCAAGTACAACG GTCCAGACAGCCCCTACACCAAAACCGCCCTGGACATCGTCAACGTGTGCAAGCAGACCCTGGCGGAG TACGACGAACACCTCACCCAGCTGGAGAAGGACATCTCCACGGCTAAAGAGGCCGCCCTGGACGCTGCCGACCTGGACGGGCTGGACCCCCTCACCCCGGGACCCTACACACCccag GCGGAGGACGGCGAGGGCGACCTGGACGACGACGAGGACGACGACGAGATGCTGCTGCCGCCACGCCGGCGCCTGCTCGGccacgaggacgaggaggaggacgaggaggaggaggtggagggaggcttCGGCCGGGGCCAGCCCCAGGCCAGCGTGCTCTACCAGGACCTGCTCATGTCCGACGGGGAGGACGACgccagcgaggaggagggggacaacCCATTCTcct CAATCCACCTGTCGGAGAGCGGCAGCGACTCGGACCGCGAGGTGGAGCTGTGTCCCCCGGCGCCGCCCAGGCCCCACCCGGAGACGGCCCGCATGggcctggagcaggaggagagcatgATGTCctacgagggggaggaggggcccgACCAGACGCACATGGAGGACAGCAACGTCAG CTATGGGAGCTATGAGGAGACTGACGGCCAGGCTCCAACGCAGGCCCCAAACATGGGCAACGGCGAGGGCTATGGCatcagcgaggaggaggaggaggaggaggaagacgctCAGAGGAGGGGCCCCAGCGTGCTGACCCAGGCCCAGCTGAGCGAGGACGACGAGGACAGCGAAGAGTTCCGATCCATCGGGGGGGACAGCGACAACGAGTCTGACAACTAG